ACCAATTCTCCAAACGTAGTAAGCGTGGTATTGGGATATTTGCTGTATAAAGATCTGGTAAAAGGCACGTTAGCATTCTGGATGGCATCTGCGGATGCAACTTTCCCGAGTCCCCAGCCGTCCATTATTAGTAAAATCGCTCTTTTTTGTGACATTGAACTTGCTTTTAGTTAAAAATTAGCGGCTGCGAAATCAGAAGTATAAGAGTTTGCAGCCAAAGCAGTAAAATTAAAAAGAATGTTTGAAGAATAGACGACAAAAAAGGGGTCTGTTTACACACATTTTCATGAAAGGGTGACGAAGCAGGTTTTTTTAATATATTCGTACCACCTAGAACAACGGATCATAACAAAAATGATGAATACAATGAAACATTTTTTACGATTGTCCTTAATTGCTTTTGCAGCCAGCTTATTGGTCACCGGTCTGCACGCGCAGAGCGTGGATGGTGTCATTAACAGTCTTAAAACCGGCAATGCCGCCCAATTGGTGGGTAATGTAGGAGAAAGCATGCAGCTGACGATCGCTGATAAAAGCAGCACCTACAATAAGTCGCAGGCGGAACAGGCATTGAAAGATTTTTTTGGGAAAGCATCCGTGAAAGGGTTCGAGTTGAAACACAAAGGAAGTTCTCCCACCGGTAATTATGCGATCGGAACCCTGCAAACCGCCGGGGGCAACTACCGGGTCAATATCTTTATGCGCAAGGAGAAGGGTGGTGAAGTGATCAAAGAACTGCGCTTTCAGCTGATTGAATAAAGAATTCTGCGAAAATTTAGTGATAAAACGGCCTCTCCTAATGAGAGGCTGTTTATTTTTACAGTCATGGACGCATTTCAGGAAAAACTCGAACATTTGATCCGCGAAGCCCTGCTGGAAGACATCGGATCCGGCGATCATTCCACCCTGTGTTGTATTGACCCGGCCGCGAAAGGGAGGGCCGTATTAAAGGTAAAACAGGAAGGAGTACTGGCCGGAGTGCAGGTGGCTGCAATGATTCTAAAATTTAAAGAGCCGGATAGCCAGATACAGTTTTTTATGCACGATGGTGCAAGTATGAAACCCGGCGATATTGCTTTTGAAGTAACGGCACTGGAACACACCATTCTGCAATGCGAACGCCTGCTGTTGAACTGCATGCAACGTATGAGCGGGATTGCCACACTTACAAAAAAGTATACTGATAAATTGCAGGGGTACCGGACAAGGTTGCTCGATACCCGCAAAACAACGCCGAATTTCCGGTTGCTGGAAAAGGAAGCGGTGCGTATGGGAGGAGGCGTCAACCACCGGTTTGGGTTGTATGATATGATTATGCTGAAGGACAATCATATCGACTATGCAGGCGGCATTGAGAATGCCATTGAAAAAGCATATGACTATGTGCAACGTGATCAGCTTTCCATACAGATCGAAATAGAAACCCGGACATTGGAAGATGTAAAAACGGTGATGGCGGTGGGACAGGGAAAGGTATTCCGGGTAATGCTGGACAATTTTACGCCTGCGCAGATAAGAGAGGCACTCTCCATTATCGACGGCGCGTTTGAAACAGAGGCCAGCGGGGGTATCAACCTGGATACGATCGAATCCTATGCAGCCACTGGCGTTGATTTTGTAAGCGTGGGCGGATTGATTCACCAGGCGCAAAGCCTAGACCTGAGTTTGAAAGCGGCCCTATAAGTTTCAGGTTGGATGCGTATCCTGCGAAAAGATCTGAAACAGTATTCAGCAGTTAGCTATCGGCCATTAGCCAGGAGTAGCGTATAAACATCCAATTTTAACCGGAAACTCAACTTGAAACGTTGAACCTGAAACCTTAAACAAAAAAATGGCAAAGAATAAATCAGATCAGCATGGGTTTGTATACAGTACCAACCCCGATTTTAAATTTGAGCAGGATGCCGGTAATCAGGAGACCCTGCCGCCAGCCCAGCAGCGGCTGCGCATACAGTTGGAAACCAAACACCGGGGTGGAAAAACGGCCAGCGTCATTCTTGGATTTGCCGGAACGGATGAGGATTTGCAGGACCTGGCAAAGAAACTGAAATCATTTTGCGGAACAGGCGGCAATGCCAAAGACGGCGAGATCATCATCCAGGGCGATCACCGGGATAAGTTGCTTCAATGGTTCCAGAAAAATGGCTACACCCAGGTGAAAAAGAGTGGCGGGTAGCGGATTATCAAGCTGTAACGGCATCTTCACTTTTACATTCCGCTCCGTTTTTATGCTTTATGTGAGGCATTCAATTTTAGCCCCCGGATACTAGGTGCGAGATGCCAGACGCCAGATATTAGATGGTTATCGCTTATAGAATATCGACGGGAGAAAGATTACGGAGCAGGAACGGCATCAACACTTTTACATTTAATATTTTTTATTGGTCATTTTTCATTCCCCACGGGCATCTTACCGTTTCGACATTAACGTAACACCAGCTGGTGACGATTCCGGAGTATCAACCTCCGTTCCTTCAAATTTCAGCCGGGGGTCATTGATGTTTACGAGTTCTGCAAGTTCATACACATTCCGGTATCCATATCCGTACAAATTGATATAGGTGGGGATGTTTAATGCCAGCGTAACCGGCTTGTTCTTTTTGAAAGCGGCTGTGGGCACAACAGCCTTTGTGGCAAAGTTTTGCTGATCGCCATCAAAATTGTTATTGCAGTAGATCAGCACTTTTGTGTCAAATGCCGGGATCACTTTTGAAAGATTCGCCTGTGTAAAATCTGCAAAATTCAAATGAAGGGCTCCCTTAATATGTTTGCGGTTGTACATTTCATCAGAGCGGGTATCCAGGATTACAGTACCGGTTTCACCTGCCAGCCTTAAAAAAACATCCAGGGCAACCAGCCGTTTTTTCCGGTGCTGTTTTACTTCTTTTACCAGCTGCGCAAAGACGTCATAATCTACTTTTGCCTTTGGAACAGCGGATTGTGCATACAGTGTACCGGAGATCAGGAAGGGGCAGATAAGAAGCAATAAGCGGCCTGATTTCATCGTTCTTTTTTTACAGGATGAAATTAACTAATTTCCGGTTGCATCAAAAATGAATGTGTGGCTGTTGCTCGTTTCATCATTCTTTACCCGGTAACAAATAAATATTACGCATAAAAAAGCCGGAACAATGCCCGGCTTTTTAAAAAGAGATCGTACAATCATCAATATCCAAAGAGTTCTTCCAGGCTAATGGTTTTAACCTGCCCGATCTTTTGCAGGTCTTCCATTTTTATTTTTTTATCGGAGGCCAGCACACAATAGGTATAGGGCTTGCCCGAAAGTTCCCGCTGGTGGAAAGCCTGAATATCGCTGAAGCTCACCTTACCCAGCTGCTCATATTTTTGTTTCCGTATATCATAATCCAGGCCTTTGCGCTGTGCCGCCAGGTAGCTGAACAGGATCCCCTCATTGGTAATACGGTCGGTTTCCAGATCGTTTTTCAGGCTGGCTTTGGCGCTCTCAAAACTCTTGTCAGACTTAGGCAATGTTGTAATAAGCTCATTCATTCCTGCAACGGCTTCATTCATTTTATCGGCCTGGCTGCCTACATAGCCCATAAAGCTATAGCTGTCTTCCTTTTTCGACGGTGTCAGGTAAAGTGCATAGGTAGAATAAGCCAATGCTTTTGATTCCCGGATCGTTTGAAATACGATGCCTCCCATACCGCCGCCGAAATAATTGTTGAATACATCCACCGTTAACTCCTTTGAAGGCGTGTAAAGATCGGTATTGCGTACCCAGCGGATTTCGGATTGCACCATATCATAATTGGCAAAAAGCACCTGATTGGCGGTTTGAGAAGTGCGGGTGAACGTAAGGCCTTTCGGATAGGGGTTAAACCGGGAGGGTATTTGATGAAGTGTGCCAATCTTCTTTGATGCATCGGTAATTGCTGCCGGCCCGAAGTACATAACGGTATGTTTATAACCGGTAAGCTGATGTAGCGCATCGATTAGGGTTTTGCTGTCAAGATTTTTCAGCTCCTCATCGGTAAGGGTGTAATTGAAGGGGTTTTTATCCCCGTAGGCAGCATAGGCATTCAGTCCCTGCATAATGGAGCTTTTGTCCAGTTTGCGGTTGGCTCTTGCTTTTACCAGCCTTCCCTTTAAGGCAGTAAGAGCTGCATCATCCGCTTTGCAATTTAAAAGAAGGTCCTCAAAAAGACGTACAGCTTTTTCAAAGTTCTCCTGCAGGCCGCTGATAGTTATGGTTGTATTCTCGGTTCCTACATTTACTGAATAGTTACAGGCGATATTGTAAAACGCCTTGTTGATGGCTTCTGCTGTGCTTTTATCGGTGCCGATGTAGGAGAGATAATTGGCTGCAACCGGCAGGATTTTATTGTTCCAGGATCCCATATCAAACCGGTAATACAGGCTAAACAACTCGTTCTCTTTATTAGGAACATACAGTAGTTCAACAGCCCCGGCTTTTCCTTTTTGGATGGCCTTGTTGTAATCGATCCATAGTGGCTTCACCGGTGTGGCCGGCATGGCATTTACTTTTTTTACATAGTCCGATTCCAGATTGTCGTTGGTCGCCACCGGTGTAATAGCAGGTTTTTCTACTTTTACAATGCTTTTATCTTCTCCCTTGCGCTTGTAAATAACGGTATAGTTATCGTCTTTAAAGAATTGATTGGCAAAATCCACTATGTCTTTTTTGGTGATCTTTGAAAGATCCTGCAGGTAAGATACGTTTTTGATCCAGCCCTCGCCTTTATTGGCTATAAAGGATTGCATCAACTGGCTGGCCCGGTTATCATTGCTGGAAAGTCCGCGGATTTCATCTAATTTGTAGTTAGCCACAATGGCTTTTAAAAGGTTATCGTCAAAAGCGCCTTTTTTTATGATATGAATCTGTTCAAATAACAGATCCTTTACATTTTCAAGCGATTGATCCTGCTTGGCGGTGGCATAAATATCAAAAACACCATAATCTTTATACTGTCTCAGATAGGCACCTCCCGAAAGAATCTTTTGCTGCTGGTTCAGGTTCAGGTCAATCAACCCGGCCTTTCCGTTTGCAAGGATGGAGGAAAGAAGGTCGGCCATCATAGCTTCCCGGCTGCCTTCAGGGCCGCCGCGGAACCCAATCTGAACGTTCTCTGCACTGGGGCCGAGGATTTCGGTTACCACAGGCCCTTTAATTTCGGGCTCGGGTGCATGCTCGTAGCTGTTCACAGGCCTCGGCTGCATATAGGCAAATTGCTGATTGATCTGTTTGATAGCAGCCTCGGTGTTGAAATCTCCCGAAAGGATAATGGCCATATTATTGGGAACATAGTATTTGTTAAAGTATTCCCGGATGGCTTTTAGTGAGGGGTTTTTTAAATGTTCTATAGTGCCGATGGTCGTTTGCTGCCCGTAGTTAGAAGTGGGGAACAGGTTGCGATGCATGGCTTCCATCACCTTCCAGGCATCGTTATCCATCGTACGGTTCTTTTCCTCGTAAACAGCTTCCAGTTCGGTATGAAAGATCCGGAAAATGGGATCGCGAAAACGGTCGGCCTGAACTTTCAGAAACCGGTTCAGTGAAGTGGATGGAATGTTCTCTTCATAAACAGTCTCTTCTACCCAGGTGTGCGCATTCGTACCCTGGGAGCCCATCGTGGCCATTAATTTGGTGTACTCGTTGGCAATAGAGATTTTGGCAGCCGATCCCGATACCTGGTCGATGGTCTTGTAAATAGCTCGGCGTTTTACTGTATCGGTGGTGGAGTTATACTGTTCGTATAGGGATTCGATCTGATCGAGATAGGGCTTTTCCTTTGCAAAATCGGTGGTGCCCATTTCGCTGGTACCTTTAAACAACAGGTGCTCCAGGTAATGCGCCAAACCGGTATGGTCCCTGGGATCGGTATTGCTTCCGGCTCTTACCGCAATCTTTGCTGTAATACGCGGTTCTTTTTTGTTCTCGGTCAGGATTACGGTTAACCCATTTTTTAGCGTATAAAATCGGGTCTTCATGGGATCATTACTTACATATTTGTAAGGGATGCCATCGGTAGCACCTGAAGACCACTGGTAATTCTTTTGCTGGGCTCCTGTATGGAGGCCGAGCAGCATACCTGCAGCTGCACAAGCAATTAATTTTAACTTCATAGTAATTGTTATTGAGGTCGTTTCTGTAAAAATAGTAAAATGCCCTATTTCCGTTTGAATATTTTTAAAATAAACTGGAAGCGATGGTGGTTTATTTGATTTTTTCTAAAACTATCGCCAGGTCCAGGTGCTCTCAACCGGTTTGAGCCGGATTCTGAAGCTCAAAAAGAAAGCAGGTTTCCTGGTCACCCGGAAGTTGAATGGTGCCGGTTTGTTTAAATCCCAGCTTTAGCAAAAGCTTTTGGGAGGAGGCATTGCCGGGCGCGGTGATGGCAAAGATCTGTTCCAGCTGAAACGTATTGAATCCAGCCTCCAGGATCTTTTGAGCGGCCTCAAAAGCATAACCTTTTTGCTCGAACCTTGGCAGGAAGGCAAAGCCGATATCCGGTGCCGGCAACACCTCTCTCTGGTAAAGTCCGCAGGTACCCATTTTTTTCTGATCCGATTTCCGGATAACCGTAAAGCTGCCGAAACTCAGCCGGTCCTGCTGCGGCTTTATACGTTGCAGGATATAGTTCCGGGCCTTTTCTACAGATGTGATGTCCCGGTTGCCGATATATTTGAGCCATTTTGGGGCATTCATCAGGTAAAAAAGAAAAGCTGCGTCTGTCTCGTTGGTAGGACGCAGTAACAGCCGTTCTGTCTCAAATGTAATCGTGGCGTTTAAGCAGTGCTCTTTGTTCATTACTTTATCAAATGTAATCAAAATGATCGTGGTATGCGCGCAACTGGTGCAAAATGCCGTTAATAGAAATATTGGTTTTAGAGCAGGGAAGGGGAGGCATTGCGCGAAGGTTGGCGAAGATGTCACCGTTTTGTTTTGCCCCGGCAGGATGCTATCGCAAACACCTGTGTGACCCGGTTGATAGGGAACGCGGCACCGGATTGCACCAACGCAATCTGTAGCAGCCAAAAAAAGATAAGGATAAATTACATGAGTGGCTTATTGCGCCCGGGTCATAAAAATAACGGAAGTGTATATGCCATAAAGCCTTCCCGTTATTTGGATACCAGAAGCGGTATCATCTACTGCACATTTGCGTTAAGGAAATTTTGGGCCTTGTTCAGACAATCGTACCAAATTGCGGGATCTGACCACCCATGCGTCTGGTTGTCGTAATAGACAAATTCATTTTTTACACCCACATTGTCAAGTTTTGCTTCCAGGATATACGATTGCTCCTTGGGAACCACATCATCCAGCCCTCCGTGAAATATAATAGTAGGGGCAGACTGTGCGGTTACATAGTTAATAGGACTGCTGTCATGATACATTGTAGGGTTGCTGGTGGGCGTACCGCTTAATAATAAATTGATCAGAAACGCTTCACCGGGATCGGAACTGCTATATGAATTATATAAAGCGGTCATGTCATTGGGTCCGAAAAGGTCGATGATCGCTTTGGGTTTAATCGTAGTATTGTTCTTGTAGCCTTGTAACAATGCCAGATGTGCCCCGGCACTGGCGCCAGCAAATACCCATTTATCGGAAATGACAAAGGTCTGCCGCCGGTCGTAAATATACTGGATCGCGGTTTTGATATCTTCTTCCTGGGCCGGGAATTTATTTTTGACTGAAATGCCGTTAATACTGGCGAGCCGGTAATTTAAATTGAAAAATGCCCAATCCGGAAGGCGTCGTCTTAATGAATCGATCAACGGAGCATGAGCAGCATCTGCTTTGTCGCCTTCTGCCCAGGCACCGCCATGTATAAAAATGAAGACTTTGGTGGTGGCTGTTGACCGGTTTGCAGGCAGGTAAATATCCATGCGCTGCAGGTTGTCGCTGCCATAGGCAATGTCTTTTAAGGTTTGCGCTTCTGTACTTACCTTAGGTTCATCAGGTTTGAAATTATCCTCCTTGTTACAGGCCGTAATGAAAACGGATAAACAAAGTGTGTATAGAAAAATACGTTTCATCTTGACGGGGTTAAATCTTGAAGTGAATGGTTAATGATCAATAGTGAAGGCTTATGGGTGATCTGGTTCCGGTAAATCGCTACAATGAATTTTCCGAAGGTGCATTGTTACTTTGTTTTGAGTCATCGAGGAATTGGTAGTCCTGCGCCGCCGGCTTAAGAATGTTGATGATCAGCATTAAAAAGGCAATAGCAAAAAAGGTATAACTTATAAAAGACAGGATGCCCAATAATTTCAAAGCCCTGGCCTTTTCACTGAAATCGCCCCGCATCGAAAGCGACTGGTAGATTTGTAACTGCCCGGTAATAACGCAGGCGAGGTAACTGCAAAAGAGAAGTACACTAAGTGTATTTCTTTTCCGGATGAGATAATAAAACAGGGCTCCCAAGATGATCAGTTGTGGGATATACCCGGGTATTGTTTGCAGCATTGGGGTCATATTTGGCCTTAAAAATACAAAAAAGCGGCTGAACCGGTAAAGATCTCAGCGGGCCTGGTGTGTTCTTTGCGCATTGCGTTTTAAAATTGGACCGCAGTGAGCAAAGGATCCGCAAAGACCGCAACGAGTGCTATTGGGGTTAAGTATCTTTGGTTCCCTTGCGGTGGGAACCAATCGTAAAGAGTTTGGGTTCGAAGCGTGGAAGGGCATAAAAAGACCGGCGTCCATCTTGGTAAAAGATCAACGCCGGGTCTTAAGTTATCTGCTCTTAATGCTACCCAACGGGCAGCAGGTTATTTCAGATCGATTTTTATCTGCAATTCATCCAGCTGCTTATTGTCGATGGTAGCCGGGGCATCCAGCATAATATCCCTTCCGCTGTTGTTCTTGGGAAAAGCGATAAAATCGCGGATGCTTTCGCTGCCGCCCAGGATGGAGCACAACCGGTCGAACCCAAAGGCGATGCCTCCGTGCGGAGGAGCCCCATATTCAAACGCTCCGAGGAGGAAGCCGAATTTATGCTGCTGCTCTGCTTCATCCATGCCCAGGGCTTCGAACATTTTTTGTTGTAATTCCTTTTGGTAAATACGGATGCTGCCACCCCCGATTTCGTTCCCGTTCAAAATCATATCATAGGCGTTGGCCTTGATATGCGCGTACGGGTGTTTGAGGTATGCTGCCGCATTTTCAATTTTCGGGTTGTTGCCAATCATGGTCTCAATATCCGAGGGCTTGGGTGAGGTGAACGGGTGGTGCCTTGCTACCCAGCGGTTCTCTTCCTCAGCATATTCAAACAGCGGGAAATCCAGTACCCACAGTAATTTAAATTCATCTTCCTTCCGCAGTCCCAGGCGTTTGCCCATTTCAAGGCGTAGTTCGCTCATCGCTTTGCGGGTGCGTTCTTCGGCACCGGCCAGTACCAGGATCAGGTCGCCGGGTTTGGCTGCTGCTGCTGCTGCAATGGCCTTCAGCCGGTCTGCACTGTAAAATTTATCTACACTGCTTTTGAAGCTTCCATCGGTGTTGCATTTAATAAACACCAGTCCCTTCATCCCGATCTGGGGACGTTTTACCCATTCTGTAAGTTCATCCGTCTGCTTGCGGGTATATTCGCTGCAACCCGGCACGGCGATGGCCAGTACGGTTTCTGCATCGTCAAAAATACCAAAACCGGCATCTGCGATCAAATGCCCATTGTTGGGCTTTCCGCCAAATACATGCGAAGGATATTTCAGGTTCAGCAGTTGCATGCCAAAACGGATATCCGGCTTGTCGTTGCCGTATTGCCACATGGCTTCTTCCCAGCTCATGCGTTCCACGGTTTCGGTATAGTCGATGCCTTTTACGGCTTTGAAAATGTGCTTGATCAGATTTTCGAACATGTTGAGAATGTCTTCCTGTTCTACGAAGGCCATTTCACAATCGATCTGCGTGAATTCCGGCTGCCGGTCTGCCCGCAGGTCCTCGTCACGGAAGCATTTTACGATCTGGTAGTACCGGTCGTACCCGCTTACCATCAGCAATTGTTTAAAGGTTTGGGGCGACTGGGGCAGGGCATAAAATTCGCCGGGGTTCATCCGCGATGGAACCACAAAGTCACGGGCCCCTTCCGGAGTGGATTTGATCAGGAAAGGCGTTTCAATATCCATAAAGCCCTGTTCGTGCAGGTAATTGCGGGTGGCCCGGTTAACCGAATACCGCAATTCCAGGTTTTTCTTAACCGCATTCCGCCGCAGGTCAAGAAAACGGTATTTCATCCGCAGGTCATCTCCGCCATCGGTATCATCCTGGATGGTAAAGGGAGGGGTGATGCTTTTGTTTAAGATCGTAAAACGCTCTACGAGAATCTCAATATCTCCTGTTGGAATGTTTTTATTCTTACTGCTGCGCTCGCTTACCTTTCCGGTGATCTGCAGCACAAATTCGCGGCCCAGCGGATTGGCATCCAGCTGCGTATTCAGGGCTTCCGAAAACAGCAACTGGGTGATGCCGTAGCGGTCGCGAAGATCCACAAAAGTAATACTGCCAAACTTACGAACGGTTTGCACCCATCCCGCCAGGGTCACTTCTTTATTAACGTCTGCGATTCTTAGTTCACCGCAGGTTTGTGTACGAAACATGCTTCAAAATTTCCGCAAAGATAAGGGCTGAGGCGAGGTTTATAGGTTTAAAGTTCAAAGTTTCATTCCCCGGAGCTGGTCTTTGGATAGGGTTTATGTTTAAAGTTAATTCCAGATCAGCGCCGTTTTCTACTTGATGTGAGCTCCCGGCTTCCGGTTCTTATAGCTGAAAGCTAAAAGTGGAAGGCCGGCCGCTCAATACTGCCGGAAATCAGTAGGTTTGCACTCTAAAACAAGAGCAATGGACATCGCCAAATACATCGATCATACCATCCTGAAGCCCACCACCCTGGTGCGTGATATTGAAAAGCTGTGCAGTGAAGCCAAACAATATGGCTTTGCCGCCGTTTGTGTTCCACCTCCGTTTGTAAAAAAGGCAAAGGCCCTGCTGGAGGGGTCTGCGGTAAAAACGGCTACGGTCATCGGGTTTCCGTTTGGTTATTCTGCCATTGAGGCCAAGCTGGCAGAAGTATTACTGGCCCTGGTAGACGGAGTGGATGAACTGGACATTGTGATCAATCTCATTGCCCTGAAGAATAACGACTGGCAGTACCTGGCCAACGAGATCAATCACCTGATG
The sequence above is a segment of the Niabella agricola genome. Coding sequences within it:
- a CDS encoding DUF4783 domain-containing protein gives rise to the protein MKHFLRLSLIAFAASLLVTGLHAQSVDGVINSLKTGNAAQLVGNVGESMQLTIADKSSTYNKSQAEQALKDFFGKASVKGFELKHKGSSPTGNYAIGTLQTAGGNYRVNIFMRKEKGGEVIKELRFQLIE
- the nadC gene encoding carboxylating nicotinate-nucleotide diphosphorylase, which produces MDAFQEKLEHLIREALLEDIGSGDHSTLCCIDPAAKGRAVLKVKQEGVLAGVQVAAMILKFKEPDSQIQFFMHDGASMKPGDIAFEVTALEHTILQCERLLLNCMQRMSGIATLTKKYTDKLQGYRTRLLDTRKTTPNFRLLEKEAVRMGGGVNHRFGLYDMIMLKDNHIDYAGGIENAIEKAYDYVQRDQLSIQIEIETRTLEDVKTVMAVGQGKVFRVMLDNFTPAQIREALSIIDGAFETEASGGINLDTIESYAATGVDFVSVGGLIHQAQSLDLSLKAAL
- a CDS encoding translation initiation factor, producing MAKNKSDQHGFVYSTNPDFKFEQDAGNQETLPPAQQRLRIQLETKHRGGKTASVILGFAGTDEDLQDLAKKLKSFCGTGGNAKDGEIIIQGDHRDKLLQWFQKNGYTQVKKSGG
- a CDS encoding rhodanese-like domain-containing protein — protein: MKSGRLLLLICPFLISGTLYAQSAVPKAKVDYDVFAQLVKEVKQHRKKRLVALDVFLRLAGETGTVILDTRSDEMYNRKHIKGALHLNFADFTQANLSKVIPAFDTKVLIYCNNNFDGDQQNFATKAVVPTAAFKKNKPVTLALNIPTYINLYGYGYRNVYELAELVNINDPRLKFEGTEVDTPESSPAGVTLMSKR
- a CDS encoding M16 family metallopeptidase, with amino-acid sequence MKLKLIACAAAGMLLGLHTGAQQKNYQWSSGATDGIPYKYVSNDPMKTRFYTLKNGLTVILTENKKEPRITAKIAVRAGSNTDPRDHTGLAHYLEHLLFKGTSEMGTTDFAKEKPYLDQIESLYEQYNSTTDTVKRRAIYKTIDQVSGSAAKISIANEYTKLMATMGSQGTNAHTWVEETVYEENIPSTSLNRFLKVQADRFRDPIFRIFHTELEAVYEEKNRTMDNDAWKVMEAMHRNLFPTSNYGQQTTIGTIEHLKNPSLKAIREYFNKYYVPNNMAIILSGDFNTEAAIKQINQQFAYMQPRPVNSYEHAPEPEIKGPVVTEILGPSAENVQIGFRGGPEGSREAMMADLLSSILANGKAGLIDLNLNQQQKILSGGAYLRQYKDYGVFDIYATAKQDQSLENVKDLLFEQIHIIKKGAFDDNLLKAIVANYKLDEIRGLSSNDNRASQLMQSFIANKGEGWIKNVSYLQDLSKITKKDIVDFANQFFKDDNYTVIYKRKGEDKSIVKVEKPAITPVATNDNLESDYVKKVNAMPATPVKPLWIDYNKAIQKGKAGAVELLYVPNKENELFSLYYRFDMGSWNNKILPVAANYLSYIGTDKSTAEAINKAFYNIACNYSVNVGTENTTITISGLQENFEKAVRLFEDLLLNCKADDAALTALKGRLVKARANRKLDKSSIMQGLNAYAAYGDKNPFNYTLTDEELKNLDSKTLIDALHQLTGYKHTVMYFGPAAITDASKKIGTLHQIPSRFNPYPKGLTFTRTSQTANQVLFANYDMVQSEIRWVRNTDLYTPSKELTVDVFNNYFGGGMGGIVFQTIRESKALAYSTYALYLTPSKKEDSYSFMGYVGSQADKMNEAVAGMNELITTLPKSDKSFESAKASLKNDLETDRITNEGILFSYLAAQRKGLDYDIRKQKYEQLGKVSFSDIQAFHQRELSGKPYTYCVLASDKKIKMEDLQKIGQVKTISLEELFGY
- a CDS encoding GNAT family N-acetyltransferase, whose product is MITFDKVMNKEHCLNATITFETERLLLRPTNETDAAFLFYLMNAPKWLKYIGNRDITSVEKARNYILQRIKPQQDRLSFGSFTVIRKSDQKKMGTCGLYQREVLPAPDIGFAFLPRFEQKGYAFEAAQKILEAGFNTFQLEQIFAITAPGNASSQKLLLKLGFKQTGTIQLPGDQETCFLFELQNPAQTG
- a CDS encoding alpha/beta hydrolase, producing the protein MKRIFLYTLCLSVFITACNKEDNFKPDEPKVSTEAQTLKDIAYGSDNLQRMDIYLPANRSTATTKVFIFIHGGAWAEGDKADAAHAPLIDSLRRRLPDWAFFNLNYRLASINGISVKNKFPAQEEDIKTAIQYIYDRRQTFVISDKWVFAGASAGAHLALLQGYKNNTTIKPKAIIDLFGPNDMTALYNSYSSSDPGEAFLINLLLSGTPTSNPTMYHDSSPINYVTAQSAPTIIFHGGLDDVVPKEQSYILEAKLDNVGVKNEFVYYDNQTHGWSDPAIWYDCLNKAQNFLNANVQ
- the aspS gene encoding aspartate--tRNA ligase, yielding MFRTQTCGELRIADVNKEVTLAGWVQTVRKFGSITFVDLRDRYGITQLLFSEALNTQLDANPLGREFVLQITGKVSERSSKNKNIPTGDIEILVERFTILNKSITPPFTIQDDTDGGDDLRMKYRFLDLRRNAVKKNLELRYSVNRATRNYLHEQGFMDIETPFLIKSTPEGARDFVVPSRMNPGEFYALPQSPQTFKQLLMVSGYDRYYQIVKCFRDEDLRADRQPEFTQIDCEMAFVEQEDILNMFENLIKHIFKAVKGIDYTETVERMSWEEAMWQYGNDKPDIRFGMQLLNLKYPSHVFGGKPNNGHLIADAGFGIFDDAETVLAIAVPGCSEYTRKQTDELTEWVKRPQIGMKGLVFIKCNTDGSFKSSVDKFYSADRLKAIAAAAAAKPGDLILVLAGAEERTRKAMSELRLEMGKRLGLRKEDEFKLLWVLDFPLFEYAEEENRWVARHHPFTSPKPSDIETMIGNNPKIENAAAYLKHPYAHIKANAYDMILNGNEIGGGSIRIYQKELQQKMFEALGMDEAEQQHKFGFLLGAFEYGAPPHGGIAFGFDRLCSILGGSESIRDFIAFPKNNSGRDIMLDAPATIDNKQLDELQIKIDLK
- the deoC gene encoding deoxyribose-phosphate aldolase — encoded protein: MDIAKYIDHTILKPTTLVRDIEKLCSEAKQYGFAAVCVPPPFVKKAKALLEGSAVKTATVIGFPFGYSAIEAKLAEVLLALVDGVDELDIVINLIALKNNDWQYLANEINHLMPVIKEKGKVIKIIIESGVLTDDEIIKCCELYGAAGIDYLKTSTGYAEKGASVHAVQLFKKHLPPHVQIKASGGIRDYAFAKELVDAGATRLGCSAGVTIVTGEKSSGGY